In one Cloacibacillus porcorum genomic region, the following are encoded:
- a CDS encoding PAS domain-containing hybrid sensor histidine kinase/response regulator produces the protein MLDHFKDIEKVQEVLHEAQTGLWAIELDEGREPRMYADNVMLELLGLDHAPTPEGCYQAWYSRIHKDYYPAVHRCVDRLVSSNRAEVEYPWSHPLWGTIYVRCGGVRDWNYKDGICLRGYHQNITDMHKIEQEHAAIIQTLGENYDGIFLCNLRDGCFKIIKMPENYRGMTQSFSNYNELLKYYINTVATEEYWPSLLELTDPVLIKGEIDRNIKRVERLYRNRDGAWRRVSFLPSPRYSENHPWVIAAFDGQDVEVEKKLNEVTAQIAVSNIYTLVMSMDLIKMEYSCIHYSGSLLDLGQRGSYDTLCEQICAKMPGEEHNEFKAIFDLKNYRKQSYLEGDFRLWDNDGVLHYYSYFSTRIGQGAAERILLTVRCVDDKRESKRREKVLSNLCRYYYSVYLFDLENDRGEAVWREDHADGTDIAPHDSLSAYYKKFVEEHVFHEDREKMLRAGSPKFLRYTLSAEQPVYDVDFRRICTDGHVGWVRSRFSVGEMEDGHVKSVIFANMDINEQKRKDIEEERQKKLYVESQNIIKGLSSFYHSVYYIDLQQETFQVFTQRSDIAKYLEESDNFSLLMKTYSCHLIYKDDQERFQHELSAEEIRRRVSRGELIYATEYRRDYGGMYGWMRVHTIVAESRNGTPVKVILAAHNIEEEKKQKEQNQLALITAYEAAKTANEAKSNFLAQMSHDIRTPINAIVGMSAIAAAHLDCPERVTDCLSKINVSSKHLLELVNEILDMSKIEKGKLELHEEPFQVSAFMSDIAVIIQPSVLEKSLHISFDSDNVKHNDLIGDVGRIRQALLNIVTNAVKYTPANGSIKVCAEELPSRDSGRICLVFTVEDDGIGISKEFLSNIFLPFAREDSSEVRKVHGTGLGMPIAQGIVATMGGSIEAESRLGEGSKFTVTLFLRAAAQETEDKPAAADDIKMVEWKSKPRLLLAEDNELNMEIATTILRESGLAVDCAENGKEAVDIFLKSAPDRYQAILMDIQMPIMDGYTAAREIRGSEHPQARDIPIIAVTANAFAEDVAKALRAGMNDHISKPINFENLKKLLQKYLA, from the coding sequence ATGCTGGATCACTTTAAAGATATAGAAAAGGTGCAGGAGGTGCTCCACGAAGCCCAGACAGGGCTGTGGGCGATAGAGCTCGACGAGGGGCGTGAGCCGCGGATGTATGCGGACAACGTCATGCTCGAACTTCTTGGCCTTGATCATGCTCCAACCCCAGAGGGGTGCTACCAGGCCTGGTACAGCCGTATCCACAAAGATTATTATCCCGCGGTGCACCGCTGCGTGGACAGACTTGTCTCAAGTAACAGGGCTGAAGTAGAATACCCTTGGAGTCATCCGCTGTGGGGAACGATATATGTGCGCTGCGGCGGCGTACGGGACTGGAACTATAAGGACGGCATCTGCCTCCGCGGTTACCATCAAAATATCACAGATATGCACAAAATTGAGCAGGAACATGCCGCGATCATCCAGACACTGGGGGAAAACTATGACGGCATCTTCCTCTGTAATCTGCGTGACGGCTGCTTTAAGATAATCAAGATGCCGGAAAATTACCGTGGTATGACACAGTCTTTTTCAAATTACAACGAATTGCTTAAATACTATATAAACACCGTCGCTACCGAGGAATATTGGCCCTCTCTCTTGGAACTGACAGATCCCGTTCTCATAAAGGGAGAGATCGACCGCAATATTAAACGGGTAGAACGCCTCTACCGAAACAGGGACGGAGCCTGGAGGCGCGTAAGCTTCCTCCCCTCACCGCGTTATTCCGAGAACCATCCCTGGGTTATCGCCGCCTTCGACGGGCAGGACGTCGAGGTGGAGAAAAAACTTAACGAGGTCACGGCCCAGATCGCTGTATCAAATATATACACTCTGGTCATGAGTATGGATCTTATAAAGATGGAATACAGCTGCATCCATTACTCTGGCAGTCTGCTGGACCTTGGACAGCGCGGCTCGTACGACACCCTGTGCGAACAGATATGCGCTAAAATGCCGGGAGAGGAGCATAACGAGTTCAAAGCGATATTTGACCTGAAGAACTACAGAAAACAGAGCTATCTGGAGGGCGATTTCAGGCTATGGGACAATGACGGCGTCCTGCACTACTATTCCTATTTCTCTACCCGTATCGGGCAGGGCGCGGCGGAACGAATACTGCTGACAGTACGCTGTGTCGACGACAAACGGGAGAGCAAGCGCCGCGAAAAGGTATTGTCCAATCTCTGCCGATACTATTACTCCGTCTACCTCTTCGACCTCGAAAATGACAGGGGTGAGGCCGTGTGGCGGGAAGATCATGCAGACGGCACAGATATCGCTCCCCATGACAGCCTGTCTGCATATTACAAGAAGTTTGTCGAAGAACACGTGTTCCACGAAGACCGTGAGAAGATGCTGCGCGCCGGTTCGCCTAAATTTCTGCGCTATACGCTCTCCGCGGAACAGCCCGTTTATGACGTGGACTTCCGCAGGATCTGCACCGACGGACATGTCGGCTGGGTACGGTCGCGCTTCAGCGTAGGAGAGATGGAAGATGGACACGTAAAGAGCGTCATCTTCGCAAATATGGACATAAACGAACAAAAACGCAAGGATATCGAGGAGGAGCGGCAGAAAAAGCTCTATGTGGAGTCTCAAAATATAATCAAAGGACTCTCCTCCTTCTACCATTCCGTCTATTATATTGATCTGCAGCAGGAAACCTTCCAGGTATTCACACAGCGCAGCGATATCGCGAAATATCTTGAGGAAAGCGATAATTTTAGTCTGCTGATGAAGACATACAGCTGCCATCTGATTTACAAAGACGATCAGGAACGGTTCCAGCACGAACTATCCGCGGAGGAGATCCGCCGCAGGGTAAGCCGCGGCGAATTGATCTATGCCACAGAGTACCGCCGCGATTACGGAGGTATGTACGGATGGATGAGGGTCCACACGATAGTTGCTGAAAGCCGCAACGGCACACCGGTAAAGGTCATTTTAGCCGCCCATAATATCGAGGAAGAAAAGAAGCAGAAAGAACAAAATCAGCTTGCGCTGATAACCGCCTATGAGGCCGCCAAGACGGCAAATGAGGCGAAGAGCAACTTCCTTGCCCAGATGTCCCACGACATCAGGACGCCGATCAACGCCATCGTCGGGATGTCCGCTATCGCGGCGGCGCACCTTGACTGCCCCGAACGCGTCACAGACTGTCTAAGTAAGATCAACGTATCCAGTAAACACCTGCTTGAACTGGTAAACGAGATACTGGATATGTCAAAAATAGAAAAGGGGAAGCTGGAGTTACATGAAGAACCGTTTCAAGTCAGTGCGTTTATGTCCGACATCGCCGTTATCATACAGCCAAGCGTTTTGGAAAAATCCCTGCACATCAGCTTTGACAGCGACAATGTAAAACACAATGATCTCATCGGCGATGTTGGAAGGATCAGACAGGCCCTTCTCAACATAGTGACCAACGCCGTTAAATACACTCCCGCCAACGGCAGCATCAAAGTTTGCGCAGAAGAGCTGCCCTCGCGCGACAGCGGCAGGATATGTCTGGTATTCACGGTAGAGGACGACGGCATCGGCATCTCCAAAGAATTTCTCAGCAACATATTCCTTCCGTTTGCGAGGGAGGACAGTTCCGAGGTCCGCAAGGTGCATGGCACAGGGCTCGGCATGCCGATCGCTCAGGGAATAGTCGCCACTATGGGCGGCAGCATCGAAGCCGAAAGCCGTCTGGGAGAGGGAAGCAAGTTCACCGTCACCCTGTTTTTAAGGGCGGCGGCCCAGGAGACGGAGGACAAACCGGCCGCCGCTGACGACATAAAAATGGTGGAATGGAAGAGCAAACCCAGGCTGCTGCTGGCAGAGGACAACGAACTCAACATGGAGATCGCGACCACTATACTGCGAGAGTCTGGACTTGCGGTGGACTGTGCGGAAAACGGAAAAGAGGCCGTAGATATCTTCCTGAAATCAGCGCCTGATAGATATCAAGCGATCCTGATGGATATACAGATGCCCATTATGGACGGCTACACGGCGGCCCGTGAGATACGCGGCAGCGAACATCCGCAGGCACGCGATATCCCGATAATCGCCGTTACGGCCAACGCCTTCGCGGAAGACGTCGCGAAAGCGCTGAGAGCGGGGATGAACGACCATATCTCAAAGCCGATAAATTTTGAGAATTTAAAGAAGCTGCTGCAAAAATATCTTGCATGA
- a CDS encoding MurR/RpiR family transcriptional regulator, with protein sequence MDSTQLQNLLMEKAHTMPNKARRVAEYLLANMREASFRSIGDIADELKVSKAQLVRVAQMLGFSGYAELKACLQKTILEQINPAALLARAVNSSDSFPDSVFKAEHANLDDTMAQLSPEETDRFNEIVKGANNIYCIGWGISSLVMELMQIRLTIMGCRAFLCRRGGLSLWEQVRGVREGDVVIVCELPSYAVEVTESVEIAHRNGAKVITMTDSAAAPVCRFAELQLNVSANSPTFGSSIIGPIFLTHVLTSSLAVSLGAEAKKSFDEQASFLHDERIFHPIFGLKY encoded by the coding sequence ATGGACAGTACGCAGTTACAGAACCTTTTGATGGAAAAAGCACATACGATGCCGAACAAGGCGCGCCGTGTTGCGGAGTATCTGCTCGCCAACATGCGCGAGGCCTCCTTTCGTTCAATTGGTGATATAGCGGACGAACTTAAGGTTTCCAAGGCGCAGCTTGTGCGCGTCGCCCAGATGCTCGGCTTTTCCGGATACGCGGAGCTCAAAGCCTGCCTCCAGAAGACGATTCTCGAGCAGATCAATCCTGCGGCGCTGCTGGCGCGGGCGGTAAACTCAAGCGACTCATTCCCCGACAGCGTCTTCAAGGCAGAACACGCGAACCTTGACGATACGATGGCTCAGCTTTCGCCTGAAGAGACTGACCGCTTCAACGAGATAGTCAAAGGCGCCAACAACATCTACTGTATTGGATGGGGCATATCGTCGCTGGTCATGGAGCTGATGCAGATACGCCTTACGATAATGGGATGCCGCGCCTTCCTCTGCCGCCGCGGAGGCCTCTCTCTCTGGGAGCAGGTGCGCGGGGTTCGTGAGGGCGACGTCGTCATCGTCTGCGAGCTTCCGAGCTATGCCGTGGAGGTTACGGAGTCGGTGGAGATCGCCCATCGGAACGGCGCGAAAGTTATCACCATGACGGACAGCGCCGCCGCCCCCGTCTGCCGTTTTGCCGAGCTTCAGCTCAATGTTTCGGCCAACAGCCCGACCTTCGGCAGCAGCATCATCGGCCCGATCTTCCTTACGCACGTGCTCACCTCGTCGCTTGCGGTCTCGCTCGGAGCCGAAGCGAAGAAGTCCTTTGACGAGCAGGCGAGCTTCCTGCACGATGAGAGGATATTCCACCCCATATTCGGCCTTAAATATTAA